From the Bacillus tuaregi genome, one window contains:
- a CDS encoding YitT family protein codes for MESTPQEIVAAINHKKLSAAQIVKRIFFIFLGSVLMGVGLEEFLVPNQILDGGIVGISIILSHLTNWKLGLFIFFLNTPFFYIGYKQIGKTFALSTLLGITILSITTSLLHEVPVFTQDPLLATVFGGIVLGAGVGTVIRFGGSLDGTEIMAILINKKLPFSVGEVVMFFNIFIFGIAGFVFGWDRAMYSLIAYFIAYKVIDIMIIGFDESKSAWIISDNHKILGEAILARLGRGVTYLTGEGAYTGDDKKVIFCVITRLEEAKLKSIVEEIDPSAFLAVANISEVRGGRFKKRAIH; via the coding sequence ATGGAATCAACGCCACAGGAGATTGTTGCCGCGATAAATCATAAAAAATTATCTGCAGCACAAATTGTAAAAAGGATCTTTTTTATTTTTTTGGGGTCAGTATTAATGGGTGTTGGCCTTGAAGAATTTCTCGTCCCAAATCAAATTCTAGACGGAGGAATTGTCGGGATTTCTATTATTTTATCTCATTTAACAAACTGGAAATTAGGACTTTTTATTTTTTTCTTAAATACTCCGTTCTTCTATATCGGCTACAAACAAATTGGGAAAACCTTCGCTCTTTCTACTCTATTAGGGATTACCATTCTATCTATTACAACCTCTTTACTACATGAAGTACCTGTATTCACACAAGACCCCTTATTAGCAACTGTCTTTGGCGGAATCGTGTTAGGGGCTGGAGTAGGGACCGTAATCCGCTTTGGGGGATCATTAGACGGTACTGAAATCATGGCCATTCTGATTAATAAAAAACTTCCCTTCTCCGTTGGTGAAGTGGTCATGTTCTTTAATATATTCATATTTGGCATAGCAGGCTTTGTGTTTGGCTGGGACAGAGCCATGTACTCATTGATTGCTTATTTTATCGCTTACAAGGTAATCGACATTATGATTATTGGCTTTGATGAATCAAAATCTGCATGGATAATAAGCGATAACCATAAAATACTTGGTGAAGCCATTCTAGCCCGTTTAGGACGCGGGGTCACGTATCTGACAGGTGAGGGAGCCTATACCGGTGATGACAAAAAAGTCATTTTTTGTGTCATTACTAGACTAGAGGAAGCTAAGCTGAAATCAATTGTCGAAGAAATAGATCCCTCTGCCTTTCTTGCTGTCGCCAATATTTCCGAGGTCCGCGGAGGAAGATTTAAAAAGAGAGCTATTCACTAA
- a CDS encoding NCS2 family permease, with protein MKEYFQFFARNTNYRQETIAGFTTFLSMAYILVVNPIILSQSGMDKGAVFTATALSAIIGSLLIGIIANYPIGIAPSMGLNSFFTFSVCIGMNIPWQTALTGVFVSGILFVILSLLKIREKIINIIPKDLKHAIAAGIGFFIAFIGLKNGGLIVANEATFVSIGDLRSATTLLTIFCFILTIILLVRGVRGAIFYGMVISTIVGMLFGVIDTPNQIIGPVPSLAPTFGEVFLHLDQIFTPDMLAVIFTFLFVAFFDTAGALIAIASQAGLVKNNEIPNAGKALLADAGSTVFGAVLGTSTTAAMIESSSGIAAGGRTGFTSVIISICFAVALLFSPLLSVVTAGVTAPALIIVGALMAMEVKQIDWNRLEIAIPVFITILMMPLTYSVATGIALGFILYPITNIALGKGREIHPIMWGLCIAFIAYFIYLI; from the coding sequence ATGAAAGAATATTTTCAGTTTTTCGCTCGAAACACAAATTATCGTCAAGAGACAATAGCAGGATTTACAACGTTTCTATCAATGGCTTATATCTTGGTTGTTAATCCAATTATTCTTAGTCAATCTGGAATGGATAAAGGTGCTGTCTTTACAGCAACAGCGTTATCTGCCATCATTGGCTCTCTTTTAATCGGGATCATTGCGAATTATCCCATCGGTATTGCTCCAAGTATGGGATTGAACTCATTTTTTACGTTTTCTGTTTGTATTGGCATGAATATTCCATGGCAAACAGCACTAACTGGTGTTTTTGTTTCAGGAATTTTATTCGTCATATTAAGCTTACTAAAAATACGTGAAAAAATAATCAACATTATACCGAAGGATTTAAAGCATGCGATTGCTGCTGGAATAGGCTTTTTTATTGCTTTTATCGGCTTAAAGAACGGCGGATTAATTGTTGCTAATGAAGCAACCTTCGTATCAATCGGTGATTTGAGATCGGCAACAACCCTATTAACGATTTTTTGCTTTATTTTAACGATCATTTTGCTTGTACGTGGAGTTCGAGGAGCAATTTTTTACGGAATGGTTATTTCAACCATTGTTGGCATGCTTTTTGGGGTTATTGATACACCGAACCAGATTATTGGACCCGTGCCAAGCCTGGCGCCAACATTTGGTGAAGTATTTCTCCACCTAGATCAAATCTTTACACCGGATATGCTTGCTGTAATCTTTACATTCTTATTTGTTGCGTTTTTTGATACGGCTGGTGCCCTAATTGCCATTGCTAGTCAAGCTGGGCTTGTAAAAAATAACGAAATACCCAATGCAGGCAAAGCCTTGTTGGCAGATGCTGGTTCAACGGTTTTCGGGGCTGTGTTGGGAACGTCAACAACGGCAGCAATGATTGAATCAAGCTCAGGAATTGCAGCTGGGGGAAGGACAGGCTTTACCTCTGTCATCATTTCTATTTGTTTTGCTGTAGCTTTACTTTTCTCACCTTTATTATCTGTTGTAACAGCAGGTGTGACAGCTCCGGCACTAATTATTGTCGGTGCATTAATGGCAATGGAAGTGAAACAAATAGATTGGAACCGTCTTGAAATTGCGATTCCGGTTTTTATCACTATTTTAATGATGCCGTTAACCTATAGTGTAGCG
- a CDS encoding YhdB family protein — MTMDYDRALYYTHRSEWDNLLILMVRTSDNFLAKKIEHFLHAYNFEKDYSIIEKHLYSLLRYIDHALELHDRDITEETLYMLK, encoded by the coding sequence ATGACTATGGATTATGACCGGGCATTATATTACACACATCGCTCGGAATGGGATAACTTATTAATCCTAATGGTAAGAACATCCGACAACTTTTTGGCAAAGAAAATTGAACATTTTCTCCATGCCTATAATTTTGAGAAGGATTATTCGATCATCGAAAAACATTTATATTCTTTGCTTAGGTATATTGATCATGCACTTGAATTGCATGATCGCGATATAACAGAGGAAACCTTATATATGCTGAAGTAA
- a CDS encoding AI-2E family transporter, whose amino-acid sequence MNEFTKLLQNKGLKRIFIFLLIVLFLYSMKSMINFILLTFIFSFLMDRLVSFVTKRTHINRNLTVLVSYTLIVSLLSYGIVKYLPIVVFEITELFKQVTAFYKQPQENEIMNYLVSLLEKNQISQYLEQGLTFVISYFTNFSQLALQVFLALLLSLFFLLEKPRLVAFTRKFKDSKLAAFYNEIEFFGGKFARTFGKVIEAQFIIAIVNCGLSVIALSIMGFPQLFGLAIMIFFLGLIPVAGVIISLIPLSLIAYTIGGFIQVVYILITIAIIHAIEAYILNPKLMSSKTDLPIFYTFIVLIFSEHFFGVWGLIIGIPIFVFLLDVLEVTNREEKSFVESES is encoded by the coding sequence ATGAATGAATTTACAAAATTGTTACAAAATAAAGGCTTAAAAAGAATCTTTATTTTCCTACTTATTGTGCTGTTTTTATACAGCATGAAAAGCATGATTAATTTTATCTTGCTTACGTTTATTTTCTCCTTTTTAATGGATCGTTTAGTTAGTTTTGTGACAAAAAGGACTCATATTAATAGGAACTTAACCGTTTTAGTTTCCTATACCTTAATTGTTAGTCTTTTATCTTATGGTATTGTGAAATATTTACCAATTGTTGTCTTTGAAATAACTGAGCTGTTTAAGCAGGTTACTGCTTTTTATAAACAACCCCAAGAGAATGAAATTATGAATTACTTAGTAAGCTTGCTAGAAAAAAACCAAATCTCACAATACTTAGAGCAGGGACTAACATTTGTCATAAGCTACTTTACCAATTTTAGTCAATTGGCTTTACAGGTATTTCTAGCCTTGCTCCTTAGTTTATTTTTCTTGTTGGAAAAGCCAAGATTGGTTGCTTTTACACGAAAATTTAAAGATAGCAAGCTGGCAGCTTTTTACAATGAGATTGAATTCTTCGGCGGAAAGTTTGCCCGTACGTTTGGAAAGGTCATCGAGGCACAGTTTATTATCGCCATCGTAAATTGTGGTTTGTCAGTAATTGCACTATCCATAATGGGCTTCCCACAGTTATTTGGATTAGCTATCATGATTTTCTTTCTTGGGCTGATTCCGGTTGCGGGAGTTATTATTTCTCTCATTCCATTAAGTCTGATTGCCTATACGATTGGTGGCTTTATTCAAGTCGTATATATTTTAATCACCATTGCGATTATACACGCTATTGAGGCATATATTTTAAATCCTAAGCTGATGAGTTCAAAAACAGATCTTCCCATTTTCTATACCTTTATCGTGTTAATTTTTTCTGAACATTTCTTCGGTGTATGGGGATTAATCATTGGTATTCCTATCTTTGTTTTCTTACTTGATGTGCTAGAGGTCACGAACCGTGAAGAAAAGAGTTTTGTGGAATCAGAGAGCTGA
- a CDS encoding YhcU family protein, translating to MKVVFASTPDQQEKIMELIRQLYSDVFPNYFSDDEIAKFERLNVLHISSSQFEQLDTLKDAFQVITSLQTLISILESERLDEQYIETYYKNISILEQYGLYFPFEFQQFVDLKITENDDLSIYSKAANELLV from the coding sequence GTGAAGGTGGTTTTTGCTTCGACTCCGGATCAGCAAGAAAAAATAATGGAGTTAATCAGGCAGTTGTATTCAGATGTATTTCCGAATTATTTTTCTGATGATGAAATTGCTAAATTCGAAAGACTTAACGTATTACATATTTCGTCAAGTCAGTTCGAGCAATTGGATACATTAAAGGATGCGTTTCAAGTTATTACAAGCTTACAAACATTAATTTCAATTCTTGAAAGTGAAAGGCTAGATGAGCAGTATATTGAAACCTATTATAAAAATATTTCTATCCTTGAACAATATGGATTATACTTTCCGTTTGAATTTCAACAGTTTGTCGACTTGAAAATAACTGAAAATGACGATTTAAGTATCTATTCGAAAGCTGCTAATGAATTATTAGTATAG
- a CDS encoding trimeric intracellular cation channel family protein produces the protein MVWDIFNIIGTIAFAMSGTIVAMEEEYDILGVYILGLATAFGGGAIRNLLIGVPVSALWEQGPLFLMAVIIMTIVFIFPKVILRRWEKWELYTDAVGLAAFAIQGALYATEMNHPILAVIFAALLTGSGGGVIRDLLAKRKPLLLHSDIYGVWAMLAGLIVGLGLVNQHWELYLLFVAIIVLRVLTVFYNWKLPYRSIEDNTVSYKIRDHG, from the coding sequence TTGGTTTGGGATATTTTCAATATTATTGGTACGATTGCGTTTGCTATGAGTGGAACCATCGTAGCGATGGAAGAAGAGTATGATATTTTAGGAGTTTATATTTTAGGATTAGCGACAGCATTTGGTGGAGGGGCGATTCGTAATCTATTAATTGGGGTGCCTGTATCAGCCCTTTGGGAACAAGGACCGCTGTTTTTAATGGCAGTCATCATCATGACTATTGTTTTTATTTTTCCAAAAGTTATCTTAAGACGCTGGGAAAAGTGGGAGCTCTATACAGACGCAGTGGGACTGGCAGCCTTTGCGATACAGGGAGCTCTTTATGCAACGGAAATGAATCATCCAATTCTTGCAGTCATTTTTGCTGCATTATTAACAGGTAGCGGAGGTGGCGTCATTCGTGATTTACTGGCCAAAAGGAAGCCTCTTCTATTACATTCAGATATTTACGGTGTTTGGGCAATGCTTGCTGGCCTTATTGTAGGATTAGGTCTCGTGAACCAGCATTGGGAGCTGTATTTATTATTTGTCGCTATTATTGTGTTGAGAGTACTAACGGTGTTTTATAACTGGAAATTACCTTATCGTTCTATTGAAGATAATACTGTATCCTATAAAATTCGAGATCATGGATAG
- a CDS encoding RluA family pseudouridine synthase, translating to MIKTSRKGEWLEIVIPEKWTSYCVQDLFRTIWHAPKKLTHSLRMEKGVRVNGQPADWMVPLKRNDRLDIRLFHEQEFGIQTAYHELSILYEDDHLIVVNKPANMDTHPNSPNETNTLANAVAYHLLSKGEYRHIKHVHRLDHDTTGAILFAKHPFIGSILDQMLEKREIKRTYLALVHGIIKVKKGTINEPIGRDRHHATRRRVSPSGQKAVTHYEVLKTNHKQKLTLVKCSLETGRTHQIRVHFSHIGHPLAGDQLYGGAPLFSRQALHAVKLQFIHPITEEEIICHAPFLDKQEIFTGVDPYTI from the coding sequence ATGATAAAGACAAGCCGAAAAGGAGAATGGCTTGAAATCGTCATTCCAGAAAAATGGACAAGTTATTGTGTTCAGGATTTATTTCGTACCATCTGGCATGCACCTAAAAAACTGACCCATTCCTTACGAATGGAAAAGGGAGTCAGAGTAAATGGCCAACCAGCTGATTGGATGGTACCACTTAAAAGAAATGACCGACTTGATATAAGGCTTTTTCATGAGCAGGAGTTCGGCATTCAAACAGCCTACCACGAATTATCTATACTTTATGAAGATGATCATCTTATCGTTGTCAATAAACCAGCAAATATGGACACCCATCCTAATTCACCTAATGAAACCAACACATTGGCAAATGCAGTCGCCTATCATCTGCTTTCAAAGGGAGAATACAGACATATTAAGCATGTTCATAGACTTGACCATGATACAACCGGCGCAATCCTATTTGCGAAACATCCCTTTATCGGATCAATTTTAGATCAAATGCTGGAAAAGAGGGAAATCAAACGGACCTATCTCGCTCTTGTTCATGGCATCATAAAAGTAAAAAAAGGGACGATAAACGAGCCAATTGGGCGGGATCGTCATCATGCGACGAGAAGGAGAGTATCTCCTTCAGGCCAAAAGGCTGTCACTCATTATGAAGTCTTGAAAACGAATCATAAGCAGAAGCTTACACTGGTAAAATGCAGCCTGGAAACCGGACGTACTCACCAGATTCGCGTTCATTTTAGTCATATCGGACACCCGCTTGCAGGAGATCAATTATATGGGGGGGCCCCCCTATTTTCTCGGCAGGCATTACATGCAGTGAAGCTGCAATTTATCCACCCAATCACGGAAGAAGAAATTATTTGTCACGCTCCTTTTCTTGATAAACAAGAGATTTTCACCGGAGTCGACCCCTATACGATATAA
- a CDS encoding DUF47 domain-containing protein — translation MVFKKKDKFSILLNDISTNLKEAANFFHDYKLKNVSDLKIFSETMKDYETKGDTYIHNVIKELNNAFITPIEREDILALAMSMDDVLDGLEHCSALFEMYSITEADDFMLKFVDAIRNCAHEIQDSVDLLATKKLPQIRDHAIKIKDYESKCDGIQRQSIKHLFSVEKDPIKIIQYKEIYENLEDIADYCQNVANTLETIIMKNA, via the coding sequence ATGGTATTCAAGAAGAAGGATAAATTCTCTATTTTACTAAACGACATCTCGACAAATTTAAAGGAAGCTGCAAACTTTTTTCATGATTATAAATTAAAAAACGTCAGTGATTTAAAAATTTTCTCTGAAACAATGAAGGACTATGAAACTAAAGGAGATACATACATCCATAATGTAATAAAAGAATTGAATAATGCTTTTATCACTCCGATTGAAAGAGAAGACATTCTTGCGCTAGCAATGAGTATGGATGACGTGTTAGACGGTCTTGAGCATTGTTCTGCCTTATTTGAAATGTATTCCATCACTGAAGCGGACGACTTTATGTTGAAATTCGTTGATGCCATTAGAAATTGCGCACATGAAATTCAAGATTCCGTTGATCTTCTAGCAACGAAAAAACTACCACAGATTCGTGACCATGCAATCAAGATTAAGGACTATGAATCAAAATGTGATGGAATTCAAAGACAATCCATCAAGCATTTATTCTCAGTAGAAAAGGACCCGATAAAAATCATTCAATATAAAGAAATTTATGAGAACCTTGAGGATATAGCTGATTACTGTCAAAATGTTGCAAATACTTTAGAAACAATCATAATGAAGAATGCATAA
- a CDS encoding phospho-sugar mutase translates to MNWKQKAEKWIQHKDLDKVVKEQLDRIKDDEKSLEEAFYKDLEFGTGGMRGEIGAGTNRMNLYTVRKATSGLAAYIEANGMEAMKRGVVIAYDSRHFSPEFAMEAAKTLASRDIQAYVFDALRPTPELSFAVRYLQAFSGIVITASHNPPEYNGYKVYGSDGGQLPPEGADVIIAKINEIDNELLIDVEDQQTLMDKGLISLIGHEIDQAYIEKLMTISENPNMADEIDVKVVFTPLHGTGNTPVRNGLKALKYQHVSVVKEQELPDPEFSTVKSPNPEEHAAFTLAIEEGDRIGADLLIATDPDADRLGIAVKNKDDEYVVLTGNQTGAILLHYILSEKQAKNTLPKNGIMIKTIVTSELGRKIAESFDVATLDVLTGFKFIGEKIKEYETSGEYKFLFGYEESYGYLIGDFVRDKDAVQAALLATEVSAYYKQKGMSLYDALISIFKQYGFFQEGLRSLTLKGKDGAELIQKMLESFRANPLQELDGLKVSAVEDYLTGSRVEADGTVKAITLPKSNVLKYYLEDGTWICLRPSGTEPKVKFYFSVYDNSLDESKQKLARIETEFMKLVEQKMADLS, encoded by the coding sequence ATGAACTGGAAGCAAAAAGCTGAAAAATGGATTCAACATAAGGATTTAGATAAAGTTGTCAAAGAGCAATTAGATAGAATTAAGGATGATGAAAAAAGCCTTGAAGAGGCATTCTATAAAGATTTAGAGTTTGGAACAGGCGGTATGAGAGGTGAAATTGGCGCTGGAACGAATCGAATGAACCTTTATACGGTCCGAAAGGCTACATCAGGACTTGCTGCTTATATTGAAGCAAATGGAATGGAAGCAATGAAAAGAGGAGTTGTCATAGCTTATGATTCAAGGCACTTCTCTCCTGAATTTGCGATGGAAGCGGCAAAAACATTGGCTTCAAGAGACATCCAAGCCTATGTCTTTGACGCATTGCGTCCAACACCAGAGCTTTCCTTTGCTGTCCGCTACCTGCAGGCGTTCTCCGGTATCGTCATTACAGCCAGCCATAACCCACCTGAGTATAACGGCTATAAGGTCTACGGCTCTGATGGAGGACAGCTGCCGCCTGAAGGCGCAGATGTCATTATCGCTAAAATAAATGAGATTGATAACGAGCTTTTAATTGATGTTGAGGACCAACAAACGTTAATGGATAAGGGGTTAATTTCGCTGATCGGTCATGAAATCGATCAAGCCTATATCGAAAAGCTCATGACCATTTCAGAGAACCCAAATATGGCGGATGAAATTGATGTGAAGGTCGTGTTTACACCACTTCATGGTACAGGGAATACACCGGTTAGAAACGGATTAAAAGCGTTAAAATATCAACATGTATCAGTGGTAAAAGAACAAGAATTACCAGATCCTGAATTCTCAACGGTAAAAAGTCCAAACCCTGAAGAGCATGCTGCTTTTACATTGGCAATTGAGGAAGGGGATAGGATTGGTGCAGATCTTTTGATTGCCACAGATCCTGACGCTGACCGTTTAGGGATAGCTGTAAAAAATAAAGACGACGAATATGTTGTTCTAACCGGAAATCAAACAGGTGCGATCCTCTTGCATTATATCCTGTCAGAGAAACAGGCAAAAAATACATTGCCAAAGAACGGTATCATGATAAAAACCATTGTAACAAGTGAATTAGGAAGAAAGATAGCTGAATCATTTGATGTTGCGACCTTAGATGTTTTAACTGGTTTTAAGTTTATTGGTGAAAAAATTAAAGAATATGAAACATCTGGTGAATATAAGTTTTTATTTGGCTATGAGGAAAGCTACGGTTATTTAATCGGTGACTTTGTCCGTGATAAGGATGCTGTCCAAGCAGCCCTTTTGGCGACAGAGGTAAGTGCTTATTACAAGCAGAAGGGCATGAGTCTATACGATGCTCTGATTTCAATCTTTAAACAATACGGTTTTTTCCAGGAAGGCCTTCGTTCCTTAACATTAAAAGGTAAGGACGGAGCTGAATTGATTCAAAAAATGCTGGAATCCTTCCGTGCGAATCCACTACAGGAGTTAGACGGTTTAAAGGTCTCTGCCGTTGAAGACTATTTGACCGGGTCAAGAGTGGAAGCAGACGGAACGGTAAAAGCCATTACGCTGCCGAAATCGAATGTGTTAAAATATTATTTGGAGGATGGAACATGGATTTGCTTAAGACCATCCGGAACCGAGCCAAAGGTGAAATTTTACTTTAGTGTTTACGACAATAGCTTAGATGAAAGTAAACAAAAGCTGGCACGTATTGAAACAGAATTTATGAAGCTGGTTGAACAAAAAATGGCTGATTTATCGTAG
- a CDS encoding SpoVR family protein, protein MNEAERKELEYAISEITEIASGFGLDYYPMRYEICPADIIYTFGAYGMPTRFSHWSFGKQFHKMKLHYDLGLSKIYELVINSDPCYAFLLDSNSLIQNKLIVAHVLAHCDFFKNNVRFQNTKREMVESMAATADRIRKYEILHGKQEVELFLDAVLAIEEHIDPSLMRPKLQWDLEDLEYEEEVKRPTQYDDLWSLDEMKPTQEEKKKKRKFPPRPEKDLLLFIESYSRELSDWQRDILTMMREEMLYFWPQLETKIMNEGWASYWHQRILREMDLTSGEALEFAKLNAGVVQPSRTSINPYYLGLKIYEDIEERYNNPTEEMKKRGVIPGSGREKIFEVREIESDISFLRNYLTKDLVVQEDMYLFQKQGKEYKIVGKEWEQVRDQLVNMRVNGGFPYLTVNDGDYMKSGELYLKHWYEGIELDLRYLEKVLPYIHQLWGRAVHLETVSEERHILFTYDGKNIQRKFI, encoded by the coding sequence ATGAACGAAGCGGAAAGGAAAGAACTTGAATATGCGATAAGTGAAATTACAGAGATTGCATCCGGTTTCGGTCTTGATTATTATCCGATGCGCTATGAAATATGTCCGGCAGATATTATTTATACATTTGGGGCTTACGGTATGCCTACACGATTTTCACATTGGAGCTTTGGAAAGCAATTTCATAAAATGAAGCTCCACTATGACCTTGGTTTATCGAAAATTTATGAGCTTGTCATCAATTCAGATCCTTGTTATGCCTTTTTACTTGATTCTAATTCGCTTATTCAAAATAAACTCATTGTAGCACATGTATTGGCCCACTGTGATTTCTTTAAAAATAATGTCCGATTCCAAAATACGAAAAGGGAAATGGTTGAAAGTATGGCGGCTACTGCTGACCGCATAAGAAAGTATGAAATTCTACATGGAAAGCAGGAGGTAGAGCTATTTTTGGATGCGGTGCTCGCTATTGAAGAGCACATCGACCCATCATTAATGAGGCCAAAGCTACAATGGGATTTAGAGGATTTGGAGTACGAGGAAGAAGTAAAAAGACCCACACAGTATGACGACCTATGGTCACTTGATGAAATGAAACCAACCCAAGAGGAAAAGAAAAAGAAACGGAAATTTCCACCACGACCTGAAAAGGACTTATTATTGTTTATTGAATCATATAGCCGTGAATTGTCAGACTGGCAGCGTGATATCCTAACGATGATGCGCGAAGAAATGTTATATTTCTGGCCACAACTGGAAACGAAGATTATGAATGAGGGCTGGGCATCTTATTGGCATCAGCGGATTTTACGTGAGATGGATTTAACAAGTGGTGAGGCACTTGAGTTCGCAAAACTGAATGCAGGAGTCGTGCAGCCTTCCCGTACAAGCATTAATCCATATTATTTAGGATTGAAGATTTATGAGGATATTGAAGAACGTTATAACAATCCGACAGAAGAAATGAAGAAGAGAGGGGTCATACCAGGTTCAGGACGTGAGAAAATATTTGAGGTTCGTGAAATTGAATCTGATATTTCTTTTCTTCGGAACTATTTAACAAAGGACTTAGTTGTTCAGGAGGATATGTACCTATTCCAAAAGCAGGGGAAAGAGTACAAAATTGTTGGGAAGGAATGGGAACAGGTTCGTGACCAGCTAGTTAATATGCGGGTCAATGGAGGATTCCCATACCTTACAGTTAATGATGGTGATTACATGAAGAGTGGTGAGCTTTATCTAAAGCACTGGTATGAAGGAATTGAGTTAGATTTGCGATATTTAGAAAAGGTGTTGCCATATATTCATCAGTTATGGGGTAGAGCAGTCCATCTAGAAACTGTTAGTGAGGAAAGACATATATTATTTACTTACGATGGTAAAAATATTCAAAGGAAATTTATTTAA